In Streptomyces sp. NBC_01717, one DNA window encodes the following:
- a CDS encoding penicillin acylase family protein, protein MSHAQNSGLSRRRVLGGAAGLAVAAAGLPTGTAFAASAPTPADEARWRRHAARVTITRDDWGVPHIVGETDADAVFGMMYAQAEDDFNRIEQNYLVALGRLAEAEGESAIWQDLRQRLFLDPEALKKEYAKCPAWLRTLMQAWAGGLNYYLATHPEVRPRVLDRFEPWMPLSFSEGSIGGDIESVLLTQLEAFYGERDVPMTDEERGLVLREPTGSNGIAIAPSHTRDGHALLLINPHTSFFFRAEQHVTSGEGLNVYGAATWGQFFIYQGFNAHTGWMHTTSGVDNIDEFAEAIVTKADGSRCYRYGRELRPVTTKKITLSFRTATGGQQERSFTTFATHHGPIVREADGRWIACALMNKPVEALKQSFLRTTTRDYTQYLKVAGLKANSSNNTLFADSKGDVAFLMPQFMPVRDDRFDHLKPVDGSDPATDWRGLHSLDSMPQAVNPKNGWAFNTNNWPWTAAGADSPDAADYPRYFDRVGENPRGPQAVRVLTARDDFTPQALIEAAFDPYLTAFARLVPGLVAAWDQLPEHNGQKAKLTDPIGLLRDWDHRWAAESTATSVAVFWGEDLWALTSQAAAEAGMSVWDYMADRATDAQRLGALETATQRLRRDFGNWKVPWGEINRYQRNDGAIVQEFSDAKPSIPVPFTSSRWGSLASFGAKAYPGTKRYYGTSGNSFVAVVEFGPRLRAWAVTAGGVSGHPDSPHFDDQAERYASGGLRPVYFYPGDLKGHVERRYRPGR, encoded by the coding sequence ATGAGCCATGCGCAGAACTCCGGGCTGAGCCGACGCCGCGTCCTGGGCGGAGCAGCCGGGCTGGCCGTTGCCGCGGCAGGGCTGCCGACCGGCACCGCGTTCGCGGCATCGGCGCCGACTCCGGCCGATGAGGCCCGCTGGCGCAGGCACGCTGCCCGGGTGACGATCACGCGGGACGACTGGGGCGTTCCGCACATCGTGGGCGAGACCGATGCCGACGCGGTGTTCGGGATGATGTACGCCCAGGCGGAGGACGACTTCAACCGGATCGAGCAGAACTACCTCGTCGCCCTGGGCCGTCTCGCCGAGGCCGAGGGCGAGAGCGCGATCTGGCAGGACCTGCGTCAGCGGCTGTTCCTCGACCCCGAGGCGCTGAAGAAGGAGTATGCGAAGTGCCCGGCATGGCTGCGCACGTTGATGCAGGCCTGGGCGGGCGGACTCAACTACTACCTCGCGACACATCCCGAGGTGCGTCCACGCGTGCTCGACCGGTTCGAGCCGTGGATGCCGTTGAGCTTCTCGGAGGGCAGCATCGGCGGCGACATCGAGTCGGTGCTGCTCACTCAGCTCGAAGCCTTCTACGGCGAGCGGGACGTCCCGATGACCGACGAGGAGCGCGGGCTGGTTCTGCGCGAACCCACGGGGTCGAACGGCATAGCCATCGCGCCGAGCCACACGCGGGACGGCCACGCACTGCTGCTGATCAACCCGCACACCAGCTTCTTCTTCCGTGCCGAGCAGCATGTGACGAGCGGTGAGGGGCTCAATGTCTACGGCGCTGCCACCTGGGGGCAGTTCTTCATCTACCAGGGCTTCAACGCGCACACCGGCTGGATGCACACGACGAGCGGCGTCGACAACATCGACGAGTTCGCCGAGGCGATCGTGACGAAAGCCGACGGATCCCGCTGCTACCGCTACGGCCGCGAACTGCGCCCCGTCACCACCAAGAAGATCACCTTGTCCTTCCGTACCGCGACGGGCGGGCAGCAGGAGCGCAGCTTCACCACGTTCGCCACACACCACGGCCCGATCGTGCGCGAGGCGGACGGCAGGTGGATCGCGTGCGCACTGATGAACAAGCCCGTCGAGGCGCTCAAGCAGAGCTTCCTGCGCACCACGACGCGGGACTACACGCAGTACCTGAAGGTCGCAGGACTGAAGGCGAACAGCTCGAACAACACACTCTTCGCGGACTCGAAGGGAGATGTCGCCTTCCTGATGCCGCAGTTCATGCCGGTGAGAGACGACCGGTTCGACCATCTCAAGCCCGTCGACGGCAGTGATCCGGCGACCGACTGGCGTGGACTGCACAGCCTGGACAGCATGCCGCAGGCTGTGAACCCGAAGAACGGCTGGGCGTTCAACACCAACAACTGGCCCTGGACCGCCGCCGGCGCGGACAGCCCCGACGCGGCCGACTATCCACGCTACTTCGACCGGGTCGGCGAGAACCCGCGCGGGCCGCAGGCGGTCCGGGTGCTGACCGCGCGCGACGACTTCACCCCGCAGGCACTGATCGAGGCCGCCTTCGATCCGTACCTCACCGCCTTCGCGCGGCTGGTGCCGGGGCTCGTCGCCGCCTGGGACCAACTGCCTGAACACAACGGGCAGAAGGCGAAGCTGACCGATCCGATCGGCCTGCTTCGCGACTGGGACCACCGGTGGGCCGCAGAGTCGACCGCGACGTCGGTGGCCGTGTTCTGGGGTGAGGACCTGTGGGCGCTCACGTCCCAGGCGGCGGCGGAAGCCGGGATGTCGGTATGGGACTACATGGCCGACCGCGCCACGGACGCGCAGCGGCTCGGGGCGCTCGAGACAGCGACACAGCGGCTGCGGCGGGACTTCGGCAACTGGAAGGTGCCGTGGGGGGAGATCAACCGCTACCAGCGCAACGACGGTGCGATCGTCCAGGAGTTCAGCGACGCCAAGCCGAGCATCCCCGTGCCCTTCACCTCGTCGCGATGGGGCTCCCTCGCCTCGTTCGGGGCCAAGGCCTATCCGGGAACGAAGCGTTACTACGGCACCAGCGGCAACAGTTTTGTGGCGGTGGTGGAGTTCGGGCCGCGACTGCGTGCCTGGGCGGTGACGGCGGGCGGGGTGAGCGGGCATCCCGACTCGCCGCACTTCGACGACCAGGCCGAACGCTACGCGAGCGGCGGCCTGCGGCCCGTCTACTTCTATCCCGGTGACCTCAAAGGCCATGTCGAGCGGAGGTACCGGCCCGGTAGGTGA
- a CDS encoding alpha/beta fold hydrolase: MVEHRMVDANGVRLHIAEEGAGPLVVLLHGFPESWHSWHHQFGPLADAGFRVVAPDQRGYGRSDCPDAVDAYSILHLVGDVVGLIQALGEEKAYVVGHAWGAPVAWHTALLRPDMVLGVAGLSVPPPFRGTEPPLVTMDKKFGGRFYWNYFNRPGVADAEFAKDTRTALRKFFYSASGDAPGADTGKQPLVDPERGWLADMPDPEALPEWFTEDDLDALTESFSKGFTGALNWYRNLDRNWELTAPWQGSVVTRPALYIYGDRDPVPAFPGTPELIERLPDLMPSLRRKPLKLAGCGHWTQQERPAEVNAALIEFLTASS; encoded by the coding sequence ATGGTTGAGCATCGAATGGTCGACGCAAACGGGGTTCGACTGCACATCGCCGAGGAAGGCGCAGGCCCCCTGGTGGTGCTCCTGCACGGCTTCCCGGAGTCATGGCACTCCTGGCACCACCAGTTCGGTCCCCTGGCCGACGCCGGCTTCCGAGTGGTCGCTCCTGACCAGCGTGGATACGGGCGTAGTGACTGTCCCGACGCCGTCGATGCGTACAGCATCCTCCACCTGGTCGGCGACGTCGTCGGTCTGATCCAGGCACTGGGCGAGGAGAAGGCGTACGTCGTCGGGCACGCCTGGGGCGCGCCGGTCGCCTGGCACACCGCCCTGCTGCGACCGGACATGGTCCTCGGGGTGGCCGGCCTGAGCGTGCCACCCCCCTTCCGGGGTACGGAACCTCCGCTGGTCACCATGGACAAGAAGTTCGGCGGCCGCTTCTACTGGAACTACTTCAACCGTCCCGGTGTCGCCGACGCCGAGTTCGCGAAGGACACGCGCACCGCGTTGCGGAAATTCTTCTATTCGGCCTCCGGTGACGCTCCCGGCGCCGACACGGGCAAGCAGCCGCTGGTCGACCCCGAGCGGGGCTGGCTCGCGGACATGCCGGACCCCGAGGCACTGCCGGAGTGGTTCACCGAGGACGATCTCGACGCGCTCACCGAGAGCTTCTCCAAGGGCTTCACCGGGGCTCTCAACTGGTATCGCAACCTCGACCGCAACTGGGAACTGACCGCTCCATGGCAAGGCTCGGTCGTCACCCGTCCCGCCCTGTACATCTACGGCGACCGCGACCCTGTTCCCGCCTTCCCCGGCACGCCCGAACTCATCGAGCGCCTCCCCGACCTGATGCCCAGCCTGCGACGCAAGCCACTCAAGCTGGCGGGCTGCGGACACTGGACACAGCAGGAACGCCCGGCCGAGGTGAACGCGGCGCTCATCGAGTTCCTCACGGCCAGTTCCTGA
- a CDS encoding GH92 family glycosyl hydrolase, with product MRALKRVFTALLIATTVATASATSGVANAKEQGPKFADDPTTLVDTSIGNNGDGTTFPGAAAPFGMVQLSPDTQLNKYASYDYQQDTILGFSHTHLSGVGCQTMGNFRFMPTTGAVTSSDPAQSGAKFSHDNETRAPGYYGVKFDNGIQAELTATQRTGQHRYTYPAGSGPQNVLIEAGESNGSTYAGDVEVVGNDTVEGWVQGGNFCGETGKERYRIFFSAKFDRKFSNFGTWTDGTLTPDRREASRGAKRAGAWVTFDPAKGDQVGTSVGLSYTSVDGARLNRKAEQPKSFDKARTGAHDAWQDELSRMRVAGGSTADQRTYYSALYHSLLHPSIGSDVDNRYRGFDDQVHRADSTYYQMFSLWDTYRSQNQLVALLHPDKAADMAKSVLHIYQDGGWLPRWGLGNGETNVMSGDPITPWIVDIYNRGLLDNRTSRQLFDALWKNVNEVPADQSIFRGRDGNPTYVENGWVGYQNLPGYKYGDSRQAGSATLEYSLADCALSTMAGGLGYKDKAATLASRCDNFTKLWDPDVTSQGFSGFPVARNADGTVAGDPDPAQAGAFHEGTAWQYEWLAQQDPQTLFGLMGGRAKAEQRLDKFFDMPTVLTDPAKAASESWVTGAYDYHNNFAFNPNNEPDFHTPWMYTWTGAPWKTSAVLRAMRTLFTDNVYGMPGNDDLGATSSLLVFAMTGIFEAQPGSANYVVTAPMFEKVEIRPEHGRKISVEAPGANASKLQYVSSVGTNKGMLRQSWLSHKDLLRSGTIRIKLSDKPTSWGVNAAPPAMAAQD from the coding sequence ATGAGAGCGTTGAAACGCGTGTTCACCGCCTTGTTGATAGCCACCACTGTGGCCACGGCTTCCGCCACCTCCGGCGTCGCAAACGCCAAGGAGCAGGGGCCGAAGTTCGCCGATGACCCCACCACACTGGTCGACACGTCGATCGGCAACAACGGTGACGGGACCACCTTCCCGGGCGCCGCCGCCCCGTTCGGCATGGTGCAGCTGAGCCCTGACACGCAGTTGAACAAGTACGCTTCCTACGACTACCAGCAGGACACCATCCTCGGCTTCAGCCACACGCACCTCTCGGGTGTCGGCTGCCAGACGATGGGCAACTTCCGGTTCATGCCGACCACCGGTGCGGTCACGTCGTCCGACCCGGCGCAGTCCGGTGCGAAGTTCAGTCATGACAACGAAACCCGCGCGCCGGGCTACTACGGCGTGAAGTTCGACAACGGCATCCAGGCCGAGCTCACCGCAACGCAGCGGACCGGCCAGCACCGCTACACCTACCCCGCCGGATCGGGCCCCCAGAACGTCCTCATCGAGGCCGGCGAGAGCAACGGCAGCACCTACGCCGGCGACGTCGAGGTGGTCGGCAACGACACCGTGGAAGGCTGGGTCCAGGGGGGCAACTTCTGCGGGGAGACCGGCAAGGAGCGCTACCGAATATTCTTCAGCGCCAAGTTCGACCGGAAGTTCTCGAACTTCGGAACCTGGACCGACGGCACCCTCACCCCGGACCGCCGCGAAGCATCGCGCGGCGCCAAGCGCGCCGGCGCCTGGGTGACGTTCGACCCGGCAAAGGGTGACCAGGTCGGTACCTCGGTGGGCCTCTCCTACACCTCGGTCGACGGCGCGCGGCTCAACCGCAAGGCCGAGCAGCCGAAGTCGTTCGACAAGGCCCGCACCGGCGCGCACGACGCCTGGCAGGACGAGCTGAGCCGCATGCGCGTGGCGGGCGGCAGCACCGCCGACCAGCGCACGTACTACAGCGCGCTCTACCACTCGCTGCTGCACCCGTCGATCGGGTCCGATGTCGACAACCGCTACCGCGGCTTCGACGATCAGGTGCACCGCGCGGATTCCACGTACTACCAGATGTTCTCGCTCTGGGACACCTACCGCTCGCAGAACCAACTGGTGGCCCTGCTGCACCCGGACAAGGCGGCGGACATGGCCAAGTCCGTGCTGCACATCTACCAGGACGGTGGCTGGCTGCCGCGCTGGGGACTCGGCAACGGCGAGACCAACGTGATGAGCGGTGACCCCATCACCCCGTGGATCGTCGACATCTACAACCGCGGCCTGCTCGACAACCGCACCTCGCGCCAGCTCTTCGACGCGCTCTGGAAGAACGTCAATGAGGTTCCCGCGGACCAGTCGATCTTCCGCGGGCGTGACGGCAACCCGACGTACGTCGAGAACGGCTGGGTCGGCTACCAGAACCTGCCCGGTTACAAGTACGGCGACAGTCGCCAGGCAGGCTCGGCGACGCTCGAGTACTCGCTCGCCGACTGCGCTCTGTCCACGATGGCCGGCGGCCTCGGCTACAAGGACAAGGCCGCGACGCTCGCCTCGCGCTGCGACAACTTCACCAAGCTCTGGGACCCCGACGTCACGTCGCAGGGCTTCTCAGGGTTCCCGGTCGCGAGGAACGCGGACGGCACCGTCGCGGGCGACCCCGACCCGGCCCAGGCCGGCGCGTTCCACGAGGGCACCGCGTGGCAGTACGAATGGCTCGCCCAGCAGGACCCGCAGACCCTCTTCGGGCTCATGGGTGGCCGGGCGAAGGCCGAGCAGCGGCTCGACAAGTTCTTCGACATGCCGACCGTGCTCACCGACCCTGCGAAGGCCGCTTCGGAGTCATGGGTGACCGGCGCGTACGACTACCACAACAACTTCGCCTTCAACCCCAACAACGAACCCGACTTCCACACGCCGTGGATGTACACGTGGACCGGCGCACCGTGGAAGACCTCAGCCGTGCTGCGCGCGATGCGGACGCTCTTCACCGACAACGTGTACGGCATGCCCGGCAACGACGACCTCGGCGCCACCTCGTCGCTGCTCGTCTTCGCCATGACCGGCATCTTCGAGGCTCAGCCGGGCTCCGCCAACTACGTAGTGACCGCGCCCATGTTCGAGAAGGTCGAGATCCGGCCTGAGCACGGACGCAAGATCAGCGTCGAGGCCCCGGGCGCCAACGCGTCGAAGCTCCAGTACGTGTCCTCCGTGGGCACGAACAAGGGCATGCTGCGCCAGAGCTGGCTCTCTCACAAGGACCTGCTCCGCTCCGGCACGATCAGGATCAAGCTCTCCGACAAGCCGACGAGCTGGGGTGTCAACGCCGCCCCGCCCGCCATGGCCGCCCAGGACTGA
- a CDS encoding saccharopine dehydrogenase family protein: MRVLLVGAGGVGTAITRIAARRTFFDEMVVADYDLSRAEAAVAALAGAAGRFRAEHVDASDQAAVTALLTRHGCDVLLNATDPRFVMPLFQAALAAGATYLDMAMSLSRPHSDRPYEECGVMLGDTQFAQAADWEKAGALALVGMGVEPGLSDVFARYAADELFDEIDEIGIRDGANLTVDGYEFAPSFSIWTTIEECLNPPVVYEADRGWFTTAPFSEPEVFDFPEGIGPVECVNVEHEEVLLVPRWIDARRVTFKYGLGEEFIQTLRTLHLLGLDRTDPVTVPSAAGPVGVSPRDVVAACLPDPATLGERMHGKTCAGTWVRGTKDGAPREVYLYHVVDNQWSMAEYGSQAVVWQTAVNPVVALELLATGAWTGSGVLGPEAFPARPFLDLLSAYGSPWGMREQ; the protein is encoded by the coding sequence ATGCGTGTTCTGCTTGTGGGAGCCGGCGGTGTGGGAACTGCGATCACCCGGATCGCGGCCCGGCGCACGTTCTTCGACGAGATGGTCGTGGCCGACTACGACCTGAGCCGGGCCGAGGCGGCGGTCGCCGCCCTCGCGGGTGCCGCGGGCCGCTTCCGTGCCGAGCACGTCGACGCGTCCGATCAGGCGGCGGTGACGGCGCTGCTGACGCGGCACGGGTGCGACGTCCTGCTCAATGCCACCGACCCGCGGTTCGTGATGCCGCTCTTCCAGGCGGCGCTCGCGGCCGGCGCGACCTACCTCGACATGGCGATGTCTCTGTCGCGCCCGCACTCCGACCGGCCGTACGAGGAGTGCGGGGTCATGCTCGGCGACACGCAGTTCGCGCAGGCCGCCGACTGGGAGAAGGCGGGCGCGCTGGCCCTCGTCGGCATGGGTGTGGAGCCGGGGCTGTCCGATGTCTTCGCGCGGTACGCAGCCGACGAACTCTTCGACGAGATCGACGAGATCGGCATCCGCGACGGCGCGAACCTCACCGTCGACGGCTACGAATTCGCGCCATCCTTCAGCATCTGGACCACCATCGAGGAGTGCCTCAATCCGCCGGTCGTCTACGAGGCGGACCGCGGCTGGTTCACCACCGCGCCTTTCAGCGAGCCGGAGGTGTTCGACTTCCCCGAGGGCATCGGCCCGGTCGAGTGTGTGAACGTGGAGCACGAGGAGGTGCTGCTCGTCCCCCGTTGGATCGACGCACGGCGCGTGACCTTCAAGTACGGCCTGGGCGAGGAGTTCATCCAGACCCTCAGGACGCTGCACCTCCTGGGTCTGGACCGCACCGACCCGGTGACCGTGCCGAGTGCTGCGGGCCCGGTGGGTGTGTCACCCCGGGATGTCGTGGCCGCCTGCCTGCCGGACCCGGCGACGCTGGGCGAGCGCATGCACGGCAAGACCTGCGCGGGCACCTGGGTGCGCGGTACCAAGGACGGTGCGCCGCGCGAGGTCTACCTCTACCACGTGGTCGACAACCAGTGGTCGATGGCCGAGTACGGCTCCCAGGCGGTGGTGTGGCAGACCGCCGTCAACCCGGTCGTCGCCCTCGAACTCCTGGCCACGGGCGCGTGGACCGGCTCGGGAGTACTCGGCCCGGAGGCCTTCCCCGCCCGCCCCTTCCTGGACCTGCTCAGCGCGTATGGCTCTCCGTGGGGCATGCGGGAGCAGTGA
- a CDS encoding TetR/AcrR family transcriptional regulator — translation MAKAVVPEEKRRRRRPTRSGTVLSEQLILETALRMLREHGSAGLTARRLGLALDADPSTLYRYFRGMDDLTLAIGDALIGQALQGWRPTGEWRSDLRGLGLRIHAVYVGHPQAALLTANRVTGRAHELAADEAILDVLRTAGFPLPDTVRIYQAFIDQTLAFAALDAASLALPRESLRADEDMWRSTYARLPRTTHPRIAEAAPLLATRMVDSAYPTALEMLLDGAAAQWEALRARR, via the coding sequence ATGGCGAAAGCTGTGGTGCCCGAGGAGAAACGGCGGCGCCGCCGTCCCACCAGGAGCGGCACCGTGCTGTCCGAGCAGCTGATTCTGGAGACCGCCCTGCGGATGCTGCGTGAGCACGGCAGTGCGGGACTCACCGCCCGCCGTCTAGGCCTGGCCCTGGACGCCGACCCCAGCACCCTCTACCGGTACTTCCGCGGAATGGACGATCTGACCCTTGCCATCGGCGACGCCCTCATCGGGCAGGCCCTGCAGGGCTGGCGGCCCACGGGGGAGTGGCGGTCGGATCTGCGCGGCCTCGGGTTGCGCATCCACGCCGTGTACGTCGGGCATCCGCAGGCGGCACTCCTGACAGCGAACAGGGTCACCGGCCGGGCCCACGAGCTGGCAGCCGACGAGGCCATCCTCGACGTACTTCGCACGGCGGGGTTCCCCTTGCCGGACACGGTACGGATCTACCAGGCCTTCATCGACCAGACCCTGGCCTTCGCCGCGCTCGACGCCGCCTCGCTGGCTCTGCCACGCGAAAGTCTCAGAGCCGACGAGGACATGTGGCGCTCGACGTACGCCCGCCTGCCGCGCACCACACACCCCCGGATCGCCGAGGCGGCGCCCCTCCTGGCGACCCGCATGGTCGACAGCGCTTATCCCACCGCCCTCGAGATGCTGCTGGACGGCGCCGCAGCGCAGTGGGAGGCACTGCGCGCCCGGCGATAG
- a CDS encoding SpoIIE family protein phosphatase: protein MARDTGDGLGSDAVVGADVVVGAEVAATAVLDSRGVVVRWSPAAEQLLGRPTAQVLGRPATELLARPEPAAAAAAQRALRGAPEVRSAVVTVRCGDGRLLELVLWAYPSTGPESPGTAPHWVVLAVEAAQMRRWEGDRAVMEGLFSQSPVGLLVTDTGLRCVRRNVALERMTGTPTEERLGKRIGVALPGLSAEAIEAQMQQVLDTGVPTMDFVHRGRTVADPEHEHVWSTSTFRLQDPAGAVLGLCHAVIDVTASYRAQERRALLNEASLRIGTTLDVMRTAQELAAVAVPRLADTVTVDLLDAVVQGEAPRPGPVEDSVTLRRAAFRSTWRGHSRAAYAVGELSRFASSSPQARCMADLEARLVARLDFTADWLRDDARRIVGIRAAGAHSLMVVPLAARNVLMGVASFYRWQQPDPFDDEDLTLSAELASRAAVCIDNARRYTRESAASLALQRRLLPSELPELHAVEVAAHYRPAGAESDVGGDWFDVIPLSGARVALVVGDVPGHGIHASATMGRLRTAVNTLADLDVPPDELLTHLDDLAVRLAEEDGSSGSPPTGGTVTGTTCLYAVYDPVERRCTLASAGHYPPAVVHPDGTVEFPRLPAGPPLGLGGLPFETAELDLADGTVLALYTNGLLLGRDPDIDVGLQALRRSLSHPDRPLEQICDQVAATLLPLRPPDDVALLLARTHALGADRVASWDLAADPAVVMDARSLAARKLTEWGLEEISFIAELVVSELVTNAIRYGLPPIGLRLIRNSNLICEVSDSSSTSPHLRRAGADDEGGRGLFLVAQLTQRWGTRYTTNGKTIWTELALPHAM from the coding sequence ATGGCACGGGACACCGGTGACGGCCTGGGGAGTGATGCGGTCGTCGGCGCCGACGTGGTCGTCGGCGCCGAGGTCGCGGCGACCGCTGTGCTGGATTCCCGAGGTGTCGTCGTCCGATGGAGCCCGGCCGCCGAACAGCTGCTGGGCCGTCCGACGGCCCAGGTCCTGGGCCGTCCCGCCACCGAACTGCTCGCCCGGCCCGAGCCGGCCGCAGCCGCCGCGGCACAGCGCGCACTGCGAGGGGCACCGGAGGTACGGTCCGCCGTCGTGACCGTGCGCTGCGGGGACGGCCGACTGCTGGAGCTGGTCCTGTGGGCGTACCCCTCGACCGGCCCCGAAAGCCCCGGGACCGCGCCGCACTGGGTGGTCCTGGCCGTCGAGGCAGCCCAGATGCGCCGCTGGGAAGGCGACCGGGCGGTCATGGAGGGACTCTTCTCCCAGTCGCCCGTCGGCCTGCTGGTCACCGATACCGGACTGCGCTGCGTACGGCGCAATGTGGCCCTGGAGCGCATGACCGGCACACCGACGGAGGAACGGCTGGGCAAGCGGATCGGGGTGGCACTGCCGGGGCTGAGCGCCGAGGCCATCGAGGCGCAGATGCAGCAGGTCCTGGACACCGGCGTCCCGACCATGGATTTCGTGCACCGTGGGCGCACCGTGGCCGACCCGGAACACGAGCATGTGTGGTCCACCAGTACCTTCCGGCTCCAGGACCCGGCCGGAGCCGTCCTCGGGCTGTGCCACGCGGTCATCGACGTCACCGCCAGTTACCGGGCCCAGGAACGGAGGGCTCTGCTCAACGAGGCCAGTCTGCGCATCGGCACCACCCTGGACGTCATGCGGACCGCGCAGGAACTGGCCGCGGTGGCCGTCCCCCGTTTGGCCGACACCGTCACCGTCGATCTGCTGGACGCCGTCGTGCAGGGCGAGGCGCCCCGGCCGGGTCCGGTCGAAGACAGCGTCACGCTGCGCCGCGCGGCATTTCGGTCCACTTGGCGCGGGCATTCCCGGGCGGCGTACGCGGTCGGCGAGCTGAGCCGGTTCGCCTCTTCTTCGCCGCAGGCCCGTTGCATGGCCGACCTCGAAGCCCGCCTCGTCGCCAGACTTGACTTCACCGCCGACTGGTTGCGGGACGATGCCCGGCGAATCGTGGGAATCCGAGCCGCCGGCGCGCACTCCCTGATGGTGGTACCGCTGGCCGCCCGGAACGTCCTGATGGGCGTGGCCAGCTTCTACCGGTGGCAGCAACCGGACCCGTTCGACGACGAGGACCTCACCCTCTCCGCGGAGCTGGCCTCCCGCGCCGCCGTGTGCATCGACAACGCCCGCCGCTACACCCGCGAAAGCGCCGCCTCCCTGGCCCTGCAACGCAGACTGCTCCCCAGCGAGCTGCCCGAGCTCCACGCCGTCGAGGTCGCCGCACACTACCGACCCGCCGGCGCGGAGAGCGACGTGGGAGGCGACTGGTTCGATGTCATCCCGCTCTCCGGCGCCCGAGTCGCCCTGGTCGTCGGCGACGTCCCCGGACACGGCATACACGCCTCCGCCACCATGGGGCGGCTGCGTACCGCCGTGAACACCCTCGCCGACCTCGACGTACCCCCGGACGAGCTGCTCACGCACCTCGACGACCTGGCGGTCCGGCTCGCCGAGGAGGACGGTTCCTCCGGCTCCCCGCCGACCGGCGGTACCGTCACCGGGACCACCTGCCTGTACGCGGTCTACGACCCGGTCGAGCGACGCTGCACGCTGGCCTCCGCCGGCCACTACCCGCCCGCGGTGGTGCACCCCGACGGCACCGTCGAGTTCCCGCGCCTGCCCGCGGGCCCGCCGCTGGGCCTGGGCGGCCTGCCCTTCGAGACCGCCGAGCTGGATCTCGCGGACGGAACCGTGCTCGCCCTCTATACCAACGGACTCCTCCTGGGACGGGACCCCGACATCGACGTCGGACTTCAGGCACTGCGGCGCAGCCTGTCCCACCCCGACCGCCCGCTCGAGCAGATCTGCGACCAGGTGGCCGCCACCCTGCTCCCCCTGCGGCCACCGGACGACGTCGCGCTCCTGCTCGCCCGCACCCACGCCCTGGGCGCGGACCGCGTCGCCTCCTGGGACCTGGCCGCCGACCCGGCGGTCGTCATGGATGCCCGGTCCCTGGCCGCGCGGAAGCTGACCGAGTGGGGTCTGGAAGAGATCTCGTTCATCGCCGAACTGGTCGTCAGCGAACTGGTCACCAACGCCATCCGCTACGGCCTCCCGCCGATCGGGCTTCGGCTGATCCGCAACTCCAACCTCATCTGCGAGGTCTCCGACAGCAGCAGCACTTCTCCTCATCTGCGTCGCGCCGGAGCGGACGACGAGGGCGGCCGCGGCCTGTTCCTCGTCGCCCAGCTCACCCAACGCTGGGGCACCCGTTACACCACGAACGGCAAGACCATCTGGACCGAACTCGCCCTGCCCCACGCGATGTGA
- a CDS encoding DUF4232 domain-containing protein has translation MRKGPLAAGAAVAVVAVFTVVPATAAMPVQEASSTPMCATSQLTGSLGAGDAGAGNLYRYLVLTNHSSTTCHLTGFPGVSLLDASGRQIGPAATREHTSYEPVVLKPGGSASDTIHTVNHQGTCLPTSTQVRVYPPGNTASLVLAGEIANCHSVLSITPLAAGTGGNPAGSLPSSGGTGGSGSGGQVTAVPSGAPDTGMAATSPDGAHPGRALGAAAGGVLALGGAGFAVALRRRTWVRG, from the coding sequence ATGCGCAAGGGACCACTCGCCGCCGGTGCGGCGGTCGCAGTCGTCGCCGTGTTCACCGTCGTCCCCGCGACGGCGGCCATGCCCGTACAAGAGGCATCCAGCACTCCGATGTGCGCGACCTCGCAGTTGACGGGTTCGCTCGGCGCCGGCGACGCCGGCGCGGGGAACCTCTACCGCTACCTGGTGCTGACCAACCACAGTTCGACAACCTGCCACCTCACCGGCTTCCCCGGTGTGTCGCTGTTGGACGCCTCCGGGCGGCAGATCGGTCCGGCCGCGACCCGCGAGCACACGTCGTACGAGCCGGTGGTACTGAAGCCTGGCGGCTCGGCCAGCGACACCATCCACACCGTCAACCACCAGGGCACCTGCCTTCCCACCTCCACCCAGGTGCGGGTCTACCCACCCGGCAACACCGCGTCGCTGGTCCTTGCCGGCGAGATCGCCAACTGCCACAGCGTGCTGAGCATCACGCCGCTCGCCGCGGGCACCGGCGGCAACCCGGCGGGTTCCTTGCCGAGCAGCGGCGGCACCGGCGGATCAGGGTCCGGCGGGCAGGTCACCGCCGTGCCCAGCGGTGCACCGGACACCGGGATGGCCGCCACCTCCCCCGACGGGGCCCATCCGGGCCGGGCCCTCGGTGCAGCAGCGGGCGGAGTGCTGGCACTCGGTGGTGCCGGGTTCGCGGTCGCGCTGCGGCGCCGGACGTGGGTCCGGGGCTGA